One Setaria italica strain Yugu1 chromosome I, Setaria_italica_v2.0, whole genome shotgun sequence DNA window includes the following coding sequences:
- the LOC101769915 gene encoding uncharacterized protein LOC101769915 codes for MLGLASLRFTAFRSHASASTCGGNTSLADGGRLSFLVPEVDQVDTVPPENMHKWRMVIAYDGTKFKGWQYQPSPPTIQCFLENALIRITKLDRKKLCLVGAGRTDTGVHAWGQVAHFTTPFAYDCLHSIHSAINGLLPPEIRVREISAARPEFHARSSTKSKIYHYKIYNEAIMDPFHNCYAYHSAYKLNPHAMRQAAKHFVGIHDFTSFANAAHNDRERSPIKKITRFDVTEMGALLQLEVEGTGFLYRQVRNMVALLLQVGKEALPPDIVPVIIAARDRKELARVALSAPPHGLYLMSVNYDEEILKPPEGSPPNSFGRTHQLSKCRIPFY; via the exons ATGTTGGGCCTAGCATCCCTTCGCTTCACTGCTTTCCGCTCCCatgcctccgcctccacctgcgGTGGAAACACCTCG CTTGCAGATGGAGGTCGGCTTTCGTTTCTTGTGCCGGAGGTGGACCAAGTGGACACAGTGCCACCGGAGAATATGCACAAATGGAGGATGGTGATCGCCTATGACGGGACAAAGTTCAAAG GTTGGCAGTATCAACCATCGCCTCCAACCATACAATGCTTTTTGGAGAATGCACTGATACGCATCACTAAGCTGGATCGGAAGAAGCTATGCTTGGTTGGTGCAGGCAGGACAGATACAGGTGTTCATGCATGGGGTCAG GTGGCACATTTCACTACACCCTTTGCTTATGATTGCCTCCATAGCATTCATTCTGCAATCAATGGACTTCTTCCTCCTGAGATTCGAGTCAGGGAAATTAGTGCCGCACGTCCTGAGTTCCACGCTCGTTCATCCACAAAGAGCAAAATCTATCACTACAAGATCTATAATGAAGCAATCATGGACCCCTTTCATAATTGTTATGCTTACCATAGTGCTTACAAACTTAATCCGCATGCCATGCGACAGGCTGCAAAACACTTTGTTGGAATCCATGACTTCACATCTTTTGCTAATGCAGCACATAATGATCGGGAACGCAGTCCCATAAAGAAGATTACACGATTTGATGTTACTGAAATG GGTGCTCTCTTACAGCTTGAGGTTGAAGGCACAGGTTTTCTGTACAGACAAGTGAGGAACATG GTAGCTTTGCTGCTTCAAGTTGGAAAGGAAGCCCTGCCTCCTGACATCGTTCCAGTGATAATTGCGGCAAGGGACCGCAAAGAACTGGCGAGGGTGGCCTTATCAGCACCACCACACGGATTGTATCTCATGTCGGTTAACTATGACGAGGAAATCCTGAAGCCACCTGAAGGTTCCCCTCCAAATTCCTTTGGTAGGACACACCAGCTTAGTAAATGCAGAATTCCATTTTACTAA
- the LOC101770324 gene encoding protein CASPARIAN STRIP INTEGRITY FACTOR 1, whose translation MRMLSRSWRSASLFPVIVFALLFSTSFAGRQCNFLTDQDALRHQGEAAGAEQKEAVVPLVHGRMLNVKTNDYGSYDPSPTTDKPHFKLIPN comes from the exons ATGAGGATGCTATCAAGGTCTTGGAGATCTGCGTCCCTCTTTCCTGTCATCGTCTTTGCCTTGTTGTTCTCAACTTCATTCGCAG GGAGACAGTGCAATTTCTTGACGGATCAAGATGCCCTACGTCATCAAGGAGAG GCAGCAGGGGCTGAACAGAAGGAAGCAGTAGTGCCACTGGTGCATGGTCGGATGCTCAATGTCAAGACGAATGATTACGGCAGCTATGACCCTTCCCCAACCACGGACAAGCCGCACTTCAAGCTCATACCCAACTGA